Genomic DNA from Carnobacterium divergens DSM 20623:
TGACTGTAAATATAAAAATAAACCAGTTTACTGTAATGAATAGCGCTGCTAAAATAATAGCTCGTCGTCTTTTTTTATCCTTTATAACCATTAAAGCTTCCACTTTAAAATTTTTCCATTTTCGAGTCACGCATAAAACCACTAACATAAAAACAAAAGACCAAATAATTCGATAAGATAAAACCGATAAAGGAGTCACACTTCCTAAAGCCTTCCAATATAACGGCAAAACACCCCATATTAGATAAGCTCCAATACCAGATAACAAGCCCTTTTTTTCATTTTGTTCAGAATGATTGTTCATTTGCGAACCTCCTTTTTTATAGTATACAGGAAGATGTTCAAATTTCTTTCTTTTTTTGAAAATTGTTGTCACTAAAAATAAAAAACCTAGCAACCGAAGCGACTAGGCTTTGTCCTTACACAAAGTTCTTTTCTTGTTCACTGTTTGCTTGACGATAAATGGTTAAGCAAAAAAACAAACTACTAAAGCCAACTAAGATTGCAATATTCAACAGACTATCCCTTAACAATCCGCTACTTTGAATCCTTTTAATACCATCAATCAACCAAAATTGAGGGAAAAGGTGAGCGACTTTTTGCATAAAGCGAGGCATCAATTCAATAGGAACAAACATCCCAGCCAACATACTACTGCCAGTGAAAATAAACATCTTCATAGAGTTCATCACACGGTAACTGGTACTATAAGAAAAAATGACTAAGGTTAAACTAACCGCAACCAATCCGAATAAACTCAGCATCAAAAATAAAACAAAATAAGAAACACCAGGATCAATCTGTACCAAAAATTTCATCACAAACAAAGTCAGAAAAATTTGTCCTTCAATCAATAAGAAATTTGCAATAATCGTACTTAAACTATACGTACTACTTTTAATCGGCGTACTTAACAAACGATAAAACGTTTTTTCTTCTTTTTCTTTAGCCATAAAATCACTCATATTCCCAGCAGAAGAAAGTAAGAAAAAGGTTAAAACGCCTAACATAGCTGTACTAAGCAATTGCCCTGTTTGCTTCGTTGTTGAAAGCTTTTTGCCAGTTACAGGATACGCATTTTTTTGATAGTCCGCTAGTAAGGAGTTAAAATCAGCACCCTGTTGACTAGCAGCAATTAATGGAATCAAGTGATTTAAGTGGGTCGTTAATTCTCTTTTAAGCACAGTATTAACGACATCTCCTTGAATCGAGCTAATCTCAAGGTCATTAATTTCTCCCTTTGCTAAAGAAGCTTCAAAGCCTTTTTTAAAGAGAATCAACGCCGTATTTTTATTTTCAACAATAGACTGTTCTGCCTCACGTTTTGTTTGATACACCGTTATTTTTTTACCACTATCCTTCATCCATTCCATTACTTGCTTGCCAGCAAGAGTATCCTCTTGATAAATAACACCATAAGCTGCCGGCACCGTTTCCCCACTAGAAATAGAGTTTAAAACAAGCACAAAGAGTATCGAAGCTAGCGGAAATACTAAATATGTCACTAATTTTCGTTTATTCGCAAAAGCGTTTTTAAAGTAATGAGCAATTAACCAAACCAATTGTTTCATCTACAGCACCTCCCTTTTTCGAGTCAATAGTCCGTAGCCAAAAATACATCCAAAGCTAATCAGGAGTAATACACTAGCAGGGAGCAGAAGGGCGCTAACGTTATCTTGATAAACCGCTTGTTTAATCACTGTTGAAATGTAGCCAACAGGAGAAATATTTTTCCACGTATGAGTGTCAGAAATTGGGAAGTACGCACCACCAATA
This window encodes:
- a CDS encoding ABC transporter permease — translated: MKQLVWLIAHYFKNAFANKRKLVTYLVFPLASILFVLVLNSISSGETVPAAYGVIYQEDTLAGKQVMEWMKDSGKKITVYQTKREAEQSIVENKNTALILFKKGFEASLAKGEINDLEISSIQGDVVNTVLKRELTTHLNHLIPLIAASQQGADFNSLLADYQKNAYPVTGKKLSTTKQTGQLLSTAMLGVLTFFLLSSAGNMSDFMAKEKEEKTFYRLLSTPIKSSTYSLSTIIANFLLIEGQIFLTLFVMKFLVQIDPGVSYFVLFLMLSLFGLVAVSLTLVIFSYSTSYRVMNSMKMFIFTGSSMLAGMFVPIELMPRFMQKVAHLFPQFWLIDGIKRIQSSGLLRDSLLNIAILVGFSSLFFCLTIYRQANSEQEKNFV